In one Bos mutus isolate GX-2022 chromosome 19, NWIPB_WYAK_1.1, whole genome shotgun sequence genomic region, the following are encoded:
- the RNFT1 gene encoding E3 ubiquitin-protein ligase RNFT1: MQANCSQLHSPSGAAGSEDASASQCVQARLTGEASCLYSGDVHIPISSLPKECAENPNSRNTRSGVHSCTHGCTHSRLRSHTHNEARQPDDSDMEYGDHGSSSFSEFRYLFKWLQKSLPYILILGVKLVMQHTTGISLGIGLLTTFIYANKSIVNQVFLRERCSKIQCAWLLVFLAGSSVLLYYTFHSQSLYYSLIFLNPTLDYSSFWEVLWVVGITDFILKFLFMGLKCLILLVPSLIMPFKSKGYWYMLLEELCQYYRTFVPIPVWFRYLISYGEFGNVTRWSLGILLALLYLILKLLDFFGHLRTFRRVLRIFVTRPSYGVPASKRQCSDVDDICSICQAEFQKPILLICQHIFCEECITLWFNREKTCPLCRTVISDHINKWKDGATSSHLQIY; this comes from the exons ATGCAAGCCAACTGTAGTCAACTGCACAGCCCTTCAGGAGCTGCAGGCAGTGAGGATGCCTCAGCCTCCCAGTGTGTCCAAGCAAGACTGACAGGAGAAGCTTCCTGTCTTTATTCTGGAGATGTTCATATCCCGATAAGCTCCCTACCTAAAGAATGTGCTGAAAATCCAAACTCCAGAAATACAAGGTCAGGTGTCCACAGCTGTACCCACGGATGTACCCATAGTCGCTTACGGAGTCATACCCACAATGAAGCCAGGCAACCTGATGATAGCGACATGGAGTATGGAGATCATGGTAGCAGCTCCTTCTCAGAATTCCGGTATCTCTTCAAGTGGTTGCAGAAGAGTCTTCCATATATTTTGATTCTGGGTGTCAAACTTGTTATGCAGCATACAACAG GAATTTCTCTTGGAATTGGGCTGCTTACAACTTTTATATATGCAAACAAAAGCATTGTAAATCAGGTTTTTCTAAGA gaaaGGTGCTCAAAGATTCAGTGTGCTTGGTTACTGGTATTCTTAGCAGGATCTTCTGTTCTTTTATATTACACCTTTCATTCTCAGTCACTTTATTACAG cttaatttttttaaatcctactTTGGACTATTCAAGCTTCTGGGAAGTACTTTGGGTTGTTGGAATTACAGACTTCATTCTGAAATTCCTCTTCATGGGCTTAAAATGCCTTATTTTATTGGTGCCTTCTTTGATCATGCCTTTTAAATCCAAG ggTTACTGGTATATGCTTTTAGAAGAATTATGTCAGTATTACCGAACTTTTGTTCCCATACCAGTTTGGTTTCGTTACCTTATAAGCTATGGGGAGTTTGGTAATGTAACTAGATGGAGTCTTGGGATATTGCTGGCTTTACTCTACCTCATACTAAAA ctTCTGGACTTTTTTGGACACCTGAGAACTTTCAGACGGGTTTTGCGAATATTTGTTACACGACCA AGTTACGGAGTCCCTGCCAGCAAGAGACAGTGTTCAGATGTGGATGATATTTGTTCAATATGTCAAGCTGAATTTCAAAAGCCAATTCTTCTCATCTGTcag CATATATTTTGTGAAGAGTGTATTACCTTATGGTTTAACAGAGAAAAAACATGTCCGTTGTGCAGAACTGTGATTTCGGACcatataaacaaatggaaagatggaGCCACTTCATCACACCTTCAAATATATTAA